A stretch of Longibacter salinarum DNA encodes these proteins:
- a CDS encoding universal stress protein: protein MLNVNSILLARDFSPVSNQAFRYTLDFAQRTGATLHVLYAQVLHEDPTQPGEELKPAGDINEIRRHLSLHADGKKVDRSVFDVEIKEAVVRDVAAAPAILNYASEHDIDMIGLGTHGRRGLRRFLLGSVAEEVVRRADRPVLTVRGEEDEARTEDFHPAKKILVPIDFSDPSREALRYGLALGALYDASVEVLHVIEQKLHPAFYVGGVTDIRDIDPNIEKKVKERLQKFIDETVQLGAPVPGGPDAEAASVPVRSSITPHVIVGTVDTEVPAFIDENDVDLVAMSTKGQTGLDRVLLGSVAEKIVRLSSCPVLTVKSTGKSLVEPNTRN from the coding sequence ATGCTGAACGTCAACTCGATTCTTCTCGCGCGTGACTTCTCACCCGTATCGAATCAGGCGTTTCGCTACACCCTTGATTTCGCACAGCGTACCGGTGCGACCCTTCACGTGCTGTACGCCCAGGTTCTGCACGAGGACCCGACGCAGCCAGGCGAGGAACTCAAACCCGCCGGCGACATCAACGAGATCCGACGACACCTGTCGCTGCATGCCGATGGCAAAAAAGTCGATCGATCGGTGTTCGATGTCGAGATCAAGGAAGCGGTTGTTCGTGACGTCGCGGCTGCTCCTGCCATCCTGAATTATGCGAGTGAACACGATATCGACATGATCGGGCTCGGGACTCATGGTCGGCGGGGCCTGCGGCGCTTCCTTCTCGGAAGCGTGGCAGAAGAGGTTGTCCGCCGTGCGGATCGTCCGGTGCTCACGGTGCGTGGGGAGGAGGACGAAGCGAGGACGGAAGATTTCCACCCAGCAAAAAAAATACTCGTCCCCATTGACTTTTCCGATCCATCTCGAGAAGCGCTACGCTATGGCCTGGCTCTGGGCGCTCTATATGACGCATCGGTGGAGGTTCTGCATGTGATCGAGCAGAAATTGCACCCTGCATTTTACGTCGGAGGTGTGACCGACATTCGGGACATCGATCCGAATATCGAGAAGAAAGTGAAAGAGCGCCTGCAGAAGTTCATCGACGAAACCGTGCAGCTCGGGGCTCCGGTCCCAGGAGGGCCAGATGCGGAAGCGGCTTCGGTTCCAGTGAGGTCGTCCATTACGCCCCATGTGATTGTGGGAACGGTTGACACGGAGGTGCCGGCATTCATCGATGAGAACGACGTGGATCTGGTGGCGATGTCCACGAAAGGGCAAACGGGGCTGGACCGTGTGCTTCTTGGCAGTGTCGCTGAGAAAATTGTCCGTCTATCGTCCTGCCCGGTGCTCACCGTCAAGTCGACGGGAAAGAGTCTAGTCGAGCCGAATACCAGAAACTAG
- a CDS encoding class I SAM-dependent methyltransferase: protein MKTADRESSQPPFWDLRYDREDALFGREPSAFVMQHAGQIPTGAEVLELGAGEGRTLLALAQEREIRGTGVDFSKEAIATARRRATKADLDVSFDVLDVRDWTPDRSWDIVIVSFLQLLPEERRALFALVRTVLRRGGWVFGQWFRPEHLNGNYDRVGPNRLDRMVAVGELRRAFSAFDPLDVSAADVHLDEGRLHGFAATAHLIARHPS from the coding sequence GTGAAAACCGCCGATCGGGAAAGTAGTCAGCCGCCGTTCTGGGATCTCCGATACGACCGTGAGGATGCTCTCTTCGGGCGGGAGCCGAGCGCATTTGTGATGCAGCATGCCGGGCAAATCCCGACGGGTGCAGAGGTTCTCGAACTCGGTGCGGGAGAAGGGCGAACCCTGCTCGCACTCGCCCAGGAACGGGAGATTCGCGGTACGGGTGTGGACTTCTCAAAGGAGGCGATCGCGACTGCACGCCGCCGGGCGACGAAAGCCGACCTGGACGTGTCGTTCGACGTCCTCGATGTCCGAGACTGGACGCCGGATCGATCGTGGGACATCGTGATCGTGTCCTTTCTGCAACTCCTGCCAGAGGAGCGAAGGGCTCTATTCGCGCTGGTGCGCACAGTCCTCCGGCGGGGTGGCTGGGTCTTCGGTCAGTGGTTTCGTCCAGAGCATTTGAATGGTAACTACGATCGTGTCGGACCGAATCGGTTGGACCGCATGGTGGCGGTCGGCGAGCTTCGACGTGCGTTTTCGGCGTTCGATCCGCTCGATGTCTCGGCAGCGGACGTCCACCTTGACGAGGGACGCCTCCATGGCTTCGCCGCCACCGCGCACCTCATTGCGCGACATCCGTCATGA
- a CDS encoding M3 family oligoendopeptidase has translation MEATQTGAESVNWSLTDLHDDSASLEASLSDAQQRSQQFAETYRGRIEELEADELAEALVELEEIQDDLGRAYAYAYLAWSTNTSDEKHGAQLQKVKEAYNYARQNLLFIEVEWANVEDERAAELLEEEALEPYRHYLEVEQENKKHVLTEPEEKVLSEKQVTGQGAWTRYFDETMGAARYELNGETITQQEILSKLYEPDRDLRKNAALSFTEGLTEEKRTLTYIFNTLLAEKASNDRLRGYDHWMQSRNVSNEVEDETVEALIHAVTSRYDLVARFYKLKKRLLGLDELHDYDRYAPIGEADTRYDWDQARGIVLDAYGDFHPVMSETATRFFEEDWIDAAVKQGKRSGAFSHGTVPSAHPYVLMNYTGRSRDVQTLAHELGHGIHQFLSREQTIFHHGTPLTTAETASVFGEMLVFQRLMSREDDPKNQLAMLISKIDDTIATVFRQIAMNRFEDRIHTERREKGEIPAARFNELWMETQEAMFEGSVALGDHYRHWWSYIPHFLHTPGYVYAYAFGELLVLALYSRYQESGDGFAERYIDLLSAGGSDWPHRLVEPLGVDLTDLDFWHHGLDEIESLIDRAETLAEATETA, from the coding sequence ATGGAAGCAACGCAGACCGGCGCCGAGAGCGTCAACTGGAGCCTCACCGACCTTCATGATGACAGCGCCAGCCTTGAGGCGAGCCTGAGCGATGCCCAACAGCGGTCACAGCAGTTCGCCGAGACGTACCGTGGGCGCATAGAAGAGCTCGAAGCAGATGAGTTGGCGGAAGCTCTCGTCGAACTCGAGGAAATTCAGGACGACCTGGGTCGAGCCTACGCATATGCCTATCTCGCCTGGTCGACAAACACCTCGGACGAGAAGCACGGAGCACAGCTTCAGAAGGTGAAAGAAGCATATAACTACGCTCGTCAGAATTTGCTTTTCATCGAGGTGGAGTGGGCGAATGTTGAGGACGAACGGGCTGCCGAGCTTCTAGAGGAAGAGGCCCTCGAACCGTACCGGCATTATCTAGAAGTCGAGCAGGAGAATAAGAAGCATGTCCTGACCGAGCCGGAAGAGAAAGTTCTGTCCGAGAAACAGGTTACCGGCCAGGGGGCGTGGACCCGCTATTTCGATGAAACGATGGGAGCGGCGCGCTACGAGTTGAATGGAGAGACGATTACGCAGCAGGAGATTCTTTCGAAGCTCTACGAGCCCGATCGCGATCTCCGGAAAAATGCCGCGCTCTCGTTCACAGAGGGGCTAACGGAGGAGAAGCGGACGCTGACGTACATTTTCAACACGCTTCTTGCGGAGAAGGCGTCGAACGACCGCCTGCGCGGCTACGACCACTGGATGCAGAGCCGAAACGTGTCCAATGAGGTTGAGGACGAAACGGTGGAAGCATTGATCCATGCTGTGACGTCGAGATATGACCTGGTCGCTCGTTTCTACAAGCTGAAGAAACGTCTCCTCGGACTGGATGAATTGCACGACTACGATCGGTACGCGCCGATCGGCGAAGCGGATACGCGGTACGATTGGGACCAGGCGCGCGGGATCGTTCTCGACGCCTACGGTGACTTCCATCCGGTCATGAGCGAGACCGCAACGCGGTTCTTCGAAGAAGACTGGATTGATGCTGCGGTGAAGCAGGGGAAGCGTAGCGGTGCATTCAGTCACGGGACGGTTCCGTCCGCTCACCCGTACGTCCTGATGAATTACACGGGGCGGTCGCGGGACGTCCAGACCCTCGCGCACGAACTAGGACACGGAATCCACCAGTTCCTCTCTCGCGAGCAGACGATTTTTCACCACGGTACGCCGCTGACGACGGCAGAGACCGCGTCGGTTTTTGGCGAAATGCTTGTGTTTCAGCGTCTGATGAGTCGGGAAGACGATCCGAAAAACCAGCTCGCGATGCTCATCAGCAAGATCGATGATACCATCGCCACGGTCTTTCGACAGATCGCCATGAATCGCTTTGAAGATCGGATCCATACGGAGCGGCGAGAGAAGGGCGAAATTCCGGCGGCTCGTTTCAACGAGCTCTGGATGGAAACGCAGGAGGCGATGTTCGAAGGCAGCGTCGCCCTCGGCGATCACTACCGTCACTGGTGGAGCTACATTCCGCATTTCCTCCACACGCCCGGATATGTGTACGCCTACGCGTTCGGCGAACTGCTGGTGCTGGCGCTCTACAGCCGCTATCAGGAGTCTGGCGATGGCTTTGCCGAGCGATATATCGATCTTCTCAGTGCCGGTGGGTCGGATTGGCCGCACCGCCTGGTCGAACCGCTCGGTGTAGACCTCACGGATCTGGACTTCTGGCACCACGGTCTCGATGAGATCGAGTCGCTGATTGACCGGGCTGAAACGCTCGCAGAGGCGACGGAGACGGCGTAA
- the hisB gene encoding imidazoleglycerol-phosphate dehydratase HisB — MPTPSPRTASVHRTTNETDVQVEIGLDGTGSYSNDTGVGFLDHMLDLFAKHGGFDLEVSCDGDLHIDEHHTVEDVGITLGMAIREALGDKKRITRYGHAYVPMDETLSRAVIDLSGRFYLHVDADFSRSMVGDLSTEMVSHFWYSVAEHVRCNLHVTVLYGTNDHHKIEAMFKSVARALRTAVQRSDENPEVASTKGTI; from the coding sequence ATGCCCACTCCTTCGCCTCGCACCGCTTCCGTCCACCGAACGACCAACGAGACTGATGTCCAGGTTGAGATCGGGCTCGACGGCACTGGATCGTACTCGAACGACACCGGCGTCGGTTTTCTGGACCACATGCTCGACCTGTTCGCCAAACACGGCGGCTTCGACCTGGAGGTCTCGTGTGACGGGGATCTGCACATCGACGAGCACCACACCGTTGAGGATGTCGGCATCACGCTCGGCATGGCCATCCGGGAGGCCCTTGGCGACAAGAAGCGCATCACCCGCTACGGACACGCCTACGTCCCCATGGACGAAACGCTGTCGCGTGCGGTGATCGACCTCTCCGGACGGTTTTACCTCCACGTCGACGCCGACTTTTCGCGATCGATGGTTGGGGACCTTTCGACCGAAATGGTCTCGCACTTCTGGTACTCCGTTGCAGAGCATGTTCGCTGCAACCTGCACGTGACCGTATTGTACGGAACGAACGACCACCATAAGATCGAAGCGATGTTCAAAAGCGTTGCTCGCGCGCTCCGAACGGCCGTACAGCGAAGCGATGAGAATCCCGAAGTCGCTTCAACAAAGGGGACGATCTGA
- the proC gene encoding pyrroline-5-carboxylate reductase, producing MLSDETVAVIGAGNIGRAVIGGMIRSQRIESDQVIATRRTQAALDAMADEFPGLLTTTNNVDAVRNASIILLTIKPQSRSEVITEIREHVSRSALVVSVLAGVTTERLQMAFGSEQPVVRVMPNTPALVDEGATAITGGAFTTDEHVDTVRHMFEAVGQVVETRESLLDAVTGLSGSGPAYVYMFIEALTDAGVQQGLSRDIAARLAAQTVYGAAKLVLETGKHPAILRDEVTTPGGTAIAAVSELESRGLRTTIINAVNTATERSKALNEE from the coding sequence ATGCTATCGGACGAGACAGTGGCTGTCATTGGAGCTGGCAACATCGGTCGAGCCGTGATCGGAGGCATGATCCGGAGCCAACGGATTGAATCAGACCAGGTGATCGCCACCCGACGTACCCAGGCGGCACTCGATGCAATGGCCGATGAGTTTCCTGGCCTGCTGACCACCACGAACAACGTCGACGCCGTCCGGAACGCGAGCATTATTTTGCTCACCATCAAGCCGCAGAGTCGGTCGGAGGTAATCACGGAGATCCGCGAACACGTGTCGCGCTCAGCACTCGTGGTCAGCGTCCTCGCTGGCGTGACCACCGAGCGCCTCCAGATGGCGTTCGGATCCGAGCAGCCGGTGGTTCGCGTAATGCCGAACACACCGGCACTCGTCGATGAAGGCGCGACAGCTATCACGGGCGGGGCCTTCACGACCGATGAGCACGTCGATACGGTGCGCCACATGTTCGAGGCTGTCGGCCAGGTGGTGGAGACGCGGGAATCTCTCCTGGATGCCGTCACGGGCCTCTCCGGCAGTGGACCGGCGTATGTGTACATGTTCATCGAAGCGCTGACCGACGCCGGCGTGCAACAGGGGCTTTCCCGCGACATCGCAGCCCGCCTCGCCGCGCAGACGGTGTACGGAGCAGCCAAACTCGTGCTCGAAACCGGCAAGCATCCCGCGATCTTGCGTGATGAGGTGACAACCCCCGGCGGAACGGCCATCGCAGCGGTCTCCGAGCTCGAATCACGTGGCCTCCGAACCACCATCATCAACGCCGTGAACACCGCTACCGAGCGCTCGAAGGCGCTCAACGAGGAATAG
- the hisH gene encoding imidazole glycerol phosphate synthase subunit HisH — protein MVTIVDYGIGNLRSVEKAFHAVGAEVLRTDDPDTIGQAERLVLPGVGAFGACINEIRSREVEEAIHHAIDGGVPFLGVCVGMQLLFQEGLEHGTHRGLGLLPGQVVHFHKAENGAAANLKVPHMGWNVLTPTRSSRLLDGLDEGGEPYVYFVHSYHAVADDEADVLATSTYGHTFPAVVQRDNVFGVQFHPEKSQYHGLRILENFTQL, from the coding sequence ATGGTCACCATCGTTGATTACGGAATTGGAAATCTACGCTCCGTCGAAAAGGCGTTCCATGCCGTGGGTGCCGAGGTTCTACGTACCGATGATCCCGACACGATCGGTCAGGCCGAGCGTCTCGTCCTCCCGGGCGTTGGCGCGTTCGGCGCGTGCATCAACGAAATCCGGTCGCGAGAGGTGGAGGAAGCCATTCACCATGCGATCGACGGCGGCGTGCCGTTCCTCGGCGTTTGCGTCGGGATGCAGTTGTTGTTTCAGGAAGGACTGGAGCACGGCACGCACAGAGGTCTCGGCCTTCTTCCCGGTCAGGTGGTCCACTTCCATAAGGCGGAAAATGGCGCTGCCGCGAACCTAAAGGTGCCGCACATGGGCTGGAATGTGCTCACCCCAACTCGATCCTCCCGGCTTCTCGACGGGCTGGACGAGGGTGGCGAACCGTATGTCTACTTCGTGCACTCGTATCACGCCGTCGCGGACGACGAAGCAGACGTCCTTGCCACGTCCACGTACGGCCACACCTTTCCGGCCGTGGTTCAACGCGACAACGTGTTCGGCGTGCAATTTCACCCGGAGAAGAGTCAGTATCACGGCCTACGCATCCTGGAAAACTTCACGCAGTTGTAG
- the hisA gene encoding 1-(5-phosphoribosyl)-5-[(5-phosphoribosylamino)methylideneamino]imidazole-4-carboxamide isomerase — protein MALIIPAIDLRGGRCVRLHQGSYDDETVYFDDPVDMAKLWRVQNARTLHVVDLDAARGGSEDREDNREVIRRIADALDIPIQLGGGIRSIEDIEQALDWGVYRVILGTAAVRNPDLVEEAIDRFSCRRVVVGIDARDGEARVQGWTEGSGVDAVELALDMERRGVRRIIYTDISRDGTMTGPNVQAYRNLGKALSKAKITASGGVGEHKDLVKIQTLSPYNVDSVIVGRALYENRFPCQQFWCWNDKEKVDLDTYSTARLRDQPSIDADC, from the coding sequence ATGGCTTTGATCATTCCCGCCATCGACCTTCGTGGTGGCCGTTGCGTGCGCCTGCACCAGGGCTCATATGACGACGAGACGGTGTATTTTGACGACCCCGTCGACATGGCGAAGCTCTGGCGGGTTCAGAATGCCCGCACCCTCCATGTTGTGGATCTTGACGCTGCACGCGGAGGAAGTGAGGACCGCGAGGACAATCGCGAGGTGATTCGCCGAATTGCGGACGCCCTCGACATTCCGATCCAGCTTGGCGGCGGTATTCGCTCCATCGAAGACATCGAGCAAGCTCTCGACTGGGGTGTCTACCGCGTCATTCTCGGGACGGCAGCCGTACGCAACCCGGACCTCGTCGAAGAGGCCATCGACCGGTTCTCGTGTCGCCGGGTCGTCGTCGGCATTGACGCAAGAGACGGCGAGGCCCGTGTCCAGGGCTGGACGGAAGGATCCGGCGTCGACGCAGTGGAACTGGCTCTCGACATGGAACGCCGCGGCGTCCGCCGGATCATCTACACCGACATCAGCCGGGATGGAACCATGACGGGCCCGAACGTGCAGGCCTATCGCAATCTTGGAAAGGCACTGTCCAAAGCAAAAATCACGGCGTCTGGTGGCGTTGGCGAGCACAAGGACCTCGTCAAGATCCAGACGCTCAGCCCGTACAACGTCGACTCCGTCATCGTCGGGCGGGCTCTTTACGAAAATCGCTTTCCGTGCCAGCAGTTCTGGTGCTGGAACGATAAGGAGAAGGTTGATCTGGACACCTACTCCACGGCCCGTTTGCGAGACCAGCCCTCGATCGACGCCGATTGCTGA
- the hisF gene encoding imidazole glycerol phosphate synthase subunit HisF encodes MLAKRIIPCLDVDQGRVVKGINFVDIRDAGDPVEQARTYDAAGADELVFLDITATHEGRDIMHDVVRRTADQIFIPLTVGGGLRTVDDMRAMLHAGADKVAINSAAVKDPDVITRGAEAFGAQCIVVAIDAKRTGPEKWEVFVHGGRKNTGMDAIEWAVEAEKRGAGELLITSMDRDGTKDGYDNELLTRITDRVRIPVIASGGAGTLEHLRDGLEVGGASAVLAASIFHFREYSVGEAKQFLRDAGIPVRPSVDAYARRYVSAPDDAS; translated from the coding sequence ATGCTTGCCAAACGCATCATTCCTTGCCTCGATGTCGACCAGGGTCGGGTCGTCAAGGGCATTAACTTCGTCGATATCCGTGATGCCGGCGACCCAGTCGAACAGGCCCGCACGTACGACGCCGCTGGAGCTGACGAGCTCGTGTTTCTCGACATTACGGCCACACACGAGGGTCGCGACATCATGCATGACGTGGTCCGACGTACGGCCGACCAGATCTTCATCCCGCTAACGGTCGGAGGTGGACTTCGAACCGTCGACGACATGCGCGCGATGCTCCACGCCGGGGCCGACAAGGTCGCGATCAACTCCGCCGCAGTGAAAGATCCTGACGTGATCACGCGCGGCGCTGAGGCCTTCGGTGCTCAATGCATCGTCGTGGCCATCGACGCGAAACGTACGGGGCCGGAAAAATGGGAAGTCTTCGTGCACGGGGGACGCAAAAATACAGGCATGGACGCCATCGAGTGGGCCGTCGAGGCGGAGAAACGTGGCGCCGGTGAGCTTCTCATCACGTCGATGGACCGGGACGGCACGAAGGACGGCTACGATAACGAACTGCTTACACGCATTACCGATCGGGTTCGGATTCCAGTGATTGCGTCCGGCGGGGCGGGCACGCTGGAGCACCTTCGCGACGGTCTGGAAGTCGGCGGCGCCAGCGCCGTCCTCGCGGCAAGCATCTTCCACTTTCGCGAGTACTCGGTTGGCGAGGCGAAGCAGTTCCTCCGCGATGCCGGCATTCCG